A DNA window from Macadamia integrifolia cultivar HAES 741 chromosome 4, SCU_Mint_v3, whole genome shotgun sequence contains the following coding sequences:
- the LOC122076639 gene encoding uncharacterized protein LOC122076639: MTHPLCNPPDILPLVASPPLLLYKTKLTFPFIGPPIFKLNNARLRLQLSVSFIPKAAPPSPKHRQWRTRASAADYAASAATPEIDMAKNSDGVWAAKQKKVVVLWDLDNKPPRGPPYQAAMALREVAQRFGQVVDMSAYANRHAFIHLPQWVLEERREKRRTNILERKGLSTPAEPYVCGVCGRKCRTNLDLKKHFKQLHERERQKKLSRMRSLKGKKRQRFKERFISGNHKYNEAARSLITPKVGYGLASELRRAGVFVKTVEDKPQAADWALKRQMQHSMSRGIDWLFLVSDDSDFSDMLRRARDSNLRTVVVGDWQRALGRHADLWVPWIGVENGEVAEEDFMSVGRRIDEFSDGDNDFDDDGLLSIAYSDGESYDGSDLDRITDELLVRDTQFGSFRISAFSEGEEEDWMME; this comes from the coding sequence ATGACGCATCCACTCTGCAACCCACCTGACATTCTTCCTCTGGTGGCGTCTCCTCCTCTTCTACTCTACAAAACcaagcttaccttccccttcaTTGGACCCCCAATTTTCAAGCTCAATAATGCCCGCCTCCGTCTCCAACTCAGCGTGTCGTTCATCCCTAAGGCCGCACCACCGAGTCCCAAGCACCGCCAATGGCGTACCAGAGCATCCGCCGCTGATTACGCGGCCTCGGCAGCAACACCAGAGATTGATATGGCGAAGAATAGCGATGGGGTATGGGCTGCAAAGCAGAAGAAAGTGGTCGTTCTGTGGGACCTCGACAACAAGCCTCCTCGCGGCCCTCCTTACCAAGCCGCCATGGCCTTAAGAGAAGTGGCCCAACGCTTCGGACAAGTCGTCGACATGTCCGCCTACGCCAACCGCCATGCTTTTATCCATCTCCCTCAATGGGTCCTTGAAGAACGCCGCGAGAAACGCCGCACGAATATCCTTGAACGCAAGGGTCTCTCCACCCCTGCTGAGCCCTACGTCTGTGGCGTCTGCGGTCGCAAGTGCCGCACCAACCTCGACCTCAAGAAGCATTTCAAGCAGCTCCACGAGCGCGAGCGACAGAAGAAGCTCAGTAGAATGCGTTCCCTGAAGGGCAAGAAGCGCCAGCGTTTCAAAGAGCGATTCATCAGTGGGAACCACAAGTATAATGAGGCTGCGAGGTCTTTGATTACTCCTAAGGTTGGGTATGGCCTTGCTTCGGAGCTTCGCCGTGCTGGGGTTTTTGTGAAGACTGTGGAAGATAAACCGCAGGCGGCCGATTGGGCTCTTAAGAGACAGATGCAGCATTCCATGAGCCGCGGTATCGATTGGTTGTTTTTGGTTTCTGACGACTCTGACTTCTCTGATATGCTTAGAAGGGCTCGGGATTCTAATCTGAGAACCGTTGTTGTGGGCGATTGGCAGAGGGCTTTGGGCCGACATGCTGATTTATGGGTTCCTTGGATTGGGGTCGAGAACGGAGAGGTGGCGGAGGAGGACTTCATGTCCGTTGGCAGGAGGATAGATGAGTTCTCGGATGGGGATAATGATTTCGATGATGATGGTCTACTCTCCATAGCATATTCTGATGGAGAGAGCTATGACGGGAGCGATTTGGATCGTATTACAGATGAACTTCTTGTCAGAGACACCCAATTCGGTAGTTTCAGGATTTCGGCTTTTTctgaaggagaagaggaggatTGGATGATGGAGTGA